Below is a window of Candidatus Gorgyraea atricola DNA.
TACGCGCATTCTGCCCTGGATATCCAAGAGTTTTTCTCTATCCACAACCCCCTCTTTCTCTGGCAGGGTTGTCTCAAATAATTTTGCAGAGAGCGGTCTGAGGATCAAACCTTTTAGCCCTGATTCTTTTTCTATCAGTTCTATCGCATGCCTTCTCTGTGACATGGGCCTTTGTCCGAGCACCTCTCCTGTTATGATAAAAGACGCGCCTATCTCGTCCATAAAAGCCTTGGCTTTTTTAAATGTAAAGATCCTGCAATCAATACAGGGGTTCATGGCCCTTCCGCGGCCATGTTTGGGATTTTTCACGACCTCCATATATTCGCTCGTGACATTCATTACCTTTAAAGGCACACCTAATTCCTTTGCTGCTTTTGTAGCCTGGTGCATACAGCCTTTAGATGTACACGTGCAGAATATAGTCAGGAAATTAAGTGCATGCACTTCTACATCCTGCTCAAGCATGAGCTTTATAGCAAGCATGCTATCTAATCCGCCGGAGAATAATGCAACTGCTTTCTTATTCATCTTTTTCTCAATCGATCGAGATATTCTCTTATCTTTTTCTCGTACCCAATATCTGTTGGTTCGTAATAAATTTTTTTATCTGGAATGTATTCCTGGTCCACGTAGTGATCCTTATATTGATGAGCGTATTTATAGTCTTTGCCATGGCCTAATATCTTTGCGCCAGGATAGCTGGCATCCTTTAGGTGTTTTGGCACTTCAAGCGTCTTATGCGCTTCTACATCCTTCATTGCCTTTTCAATGCCAAGGTACGCTGCATTGCTTTTTGGCGCGCAAGCAATATAGCAGACAGCCTGCGCCAAAGGAATCCTTGCCTCTGGCATGCCCACAAATTCAGCCACCTGAAAGGCCGCGTTTGCCACTACAATCGCCTGCGGGTCAGCATTGCCCACATCCTCTGCAGCGCAGATAACAATGCGACGCGCAATAAACCGAGGATCCTCTCCCGCGTAAAGCATCTTTGCGAGCCAGTATAGCGCTGCGTCAGGATCTGAGCCGCGCATGCTCTTTATAAAAGCAGATATCGTATCATAATGTCCGTCTTCGTCCTTGTCATACAGGACTGCTTTTTTCTGTATAGACTCTTCTGCTACCTTTATATTAAAATCTACGATTCCTGATTTCGGCTTTATTGTTAATGCGCCTACTTCAAGCGCGTTAAGCGCCTTTCTCGCATCACCATCACACACATCTGCGAGAAAATTCAAAACATTCTGTTCGACCTTAATAGATATTTTCCCAAGACCTCTTTCCTTGTCTCCTAAGGCATTCTTCAATATGCTGATTATGTTTTCTTTTGATAATTTCTTTAATTCAAAAACTATTGATCGCGATATGAGCGGCGAAACCAGACTAAAAAATGGATTATGTGTTGTGGCGCCTATCAATACAGGATTGCCTGACTCCACATCCGGCATCAATACATCCTGCTGCGCCTTATTAAACCTGTGGATCTCATCTATAAAAAGTATGGTCTTCTTGCCAGATGCTCGTTCTCGCTCTTTGCTCGCCCTGATCGCATCCCTTAATTCCTGGACATTTGAAAGTACAGCGTTTATCTCATAAAAATATGTCTTTGTAATATTCGCGATCACATGCGCGAGAGCAGTTTTTCCTGTGCCTGGCGGGCCATAGAGGATCAAAGAAGCGATCCTGTCAGCATCTATTGCTCTTCGCAAAAGCTTACCCTCGCCAAGTATATGCGTCTGGCCTATAAACTCGTCCAAAGTCCTTGGCCGCATCCGCACAGCTAAGGGCTCGTATTTTTTCACGTTCTTTTTTTTGGATTCAAATAAATCAGGCATGAGAAAATAAAAATCCCCGCTAGTGCCGCATGAAAGGCCGTATTTTGAACCCATTTAGCAAGTGGGTGCCCTCTTAGATGTTTGGTGTTCCCTAGCTCCTAAGAACCAGGTCTACAGCCACACCTAACGTTAGGCTCCCAATTTAATGGTGTTGGCTCAAAAACTTCCTTTTCACCGCGCGCGCTGCAGGGATACCTATATTATAGCATAAAGAGCTG
It encodes the following:
- a CDS encoding replication-associated recombination protein A, encoding MPDLFESKKKNVKKYEPLAVRMRPRTLDEFIGQTHILGEGKLLRRAIDADRIASLILYGPPGTGKTALAHVIANITKTYFYEINAVLSNVQELRDAIRASKERERASGKKTILFIDEIHRFNKAQQDVLMPDVESGNPVLIGATTHNPFFSLVSPLISRSIVFELKKLSKENIISILKNALGDKERGLGKISIKVEQNVLNFLADVCDGDARKALNALEVGALTIKPKSGIVDFNIKVAEESIQKKAVLYDKDEDGHYDTISAFIKSMRGSDPDAALYWLAKMLYAGEDPRFIARRIVICAAEDVGNADPQAIVVANAAFQVAEFVGMPEARIPLAQAVCYIACAPKSNAAYLGIEKAMKDVEAHKTLEVPKHLKDASYPGAKILGHGKDYKYAHQYKDHYVDQEYIPDKKIYYEPTDIGYEKKIREYLDRLRKR